A genomic window from Candidatus Tumulicola sp. includes:
- a CDS encoding methylated-DNA--[protein]-cysteine S-methyltransferase, with translation MAFRGTCSTGVVQAGRQRLRVAWTHAGIAFLDPERRGLRLAIEKRIRMRLKEAPVPRLIRDSLYALARGAPDIDVPIDLSWARDYERDVLLAARSIRWGETRPYSWLAREARRPLAVRAAASVIARNPLWFLVPWHRVIYKDGRATRPGRGGPPQYKEELLARERKKPGTRAAAVPSRRKG, from the coding sequence TTGGCTTTCCGCGGCACCTGCTCAACCGGCGTCGTGCAGGCGGGCCGGCAGCGGCTGCGCGTGGCTTGGACGCATGCCGGCATCGCGTTTCTCGACCCCGAGCGCCGCGGCTTGCGGCTCGCGATCGAAAAGCGCATCCGCATGCGCCTCAAGGAGGCGCCGGTGCCGCGATTGATTCGCGACTCGCTTTACGCCCTCGCCCGCGGCGCACCCGATATCGATGTGCCGATCGACCTTTCGTGGGCAAGAGACTACGAGCGCGACGTGCTGCTCGCCGCGCGCAGCATACGCTGGGGAGAAACGCGCCCGTATAGCTGGCTTGCGCGCGAGGCCCGCCGCCCGCTCGCCGTCCGAGCGGCCGCCAGCGTCATCGCGCGTAACCCGCTATGGTTTCTCGTGCCCTGGCATCGCGTTATCTACAAGGATGGGCGCGCAACACGACCCGGCCGCGGCGGTCCGCCTCAGTATAAGGAAGAACTGCTCGCGCGCGAACGCAAAAAGCCGGGCACTAGGGCAGCCGCAGTTCCATCTCGTCGGAAGGGCTGA
- a CDS encoding GNAT family N-acetyltransferase, translating into MSPNTAFAIREIRADEIAGTCWLRREMTLELDGSDLDVKDRSWRDRYVKFFGGLIADGAGTLFVAEVDGLMVGLTAVYKPADYRNLIYGRQSAIISHVYVIPARRRNGIASALTSRAVQWAKERACVVVRLRSSTMGRPVYEALGFSPSDEMELRLP; encoded by the coding sequence GTGAGCCCCAATACCGCGTTCGCGATCCGCGAGATCCGAGCGGACGAGATCGCCGGCACGTGCTGGTTGCGGCGCGAGATGACCCTCGAATTGGACGGAAGCGACCTCGACGTCAAGGACCGGAGTTGGCGCGATCGCTACGTCAAGTTCTTCGGAGGACTGATCGCCGATGGCGCAGGCACGTTGTTCGTGGCCGAAGTCGATGGCCTGATGGTCGGGCTGACGGCGGTCTACAAACCTGCCGACTACCGCAACCTTATCTATGGAAGGCAGTCTGCCATCATCTCTCACGTCTACGTGATTCCGGCTCGGCGCCGCAACGGTATCGCGAGCGCGCTGACTTCGCGAGCGGTGCAATGGGCCAAGGAGCGCGCTTGCGTCGTCGTGCGTTTGCGCAGCTCGACGATGGGCAGACCCGTGTATGAAGCCCTAGGCTTCAGCCCTTCCGACGAGATGGAACTGCGGCTGCCCTAG
- the hflX gene encoding GTPase HflX, which yields MLHATQPGPQRVILVGVDTRGDRSRFEVEVDELEALARAAGTQVVSRMLQRRSAVDPSTLIGTGKAEELAAAVREQHAEGVIVLNSLRPRQRAALEKVMGGDVFVMDRSVVILDIFARHARTGEGKLQVELAQLRHRAANLIGSQDALSRLGGGIGTRGPGETKLEVDRRRIRLRISLLEGQVLDVRKRRREQRRSREGTPVIALVGYTNAGKSSLLNALTGARVFVADQPFATLDPTLRKIRLDDDASAIVADTVGFVSDLPKELVAAFRATLEEVTSATLLVHVIDSSNPHWMRQREAVETVLRELGAGEKPTIVAWNKSDIATATPSGGGVRVSAKTGAGLDELKRAVSSALT from the coding sequence ATGCTTCACGCGACCCAACCCGGCCCCCAGCGTGTGATCCTGGTCGGCGTCGACACCCGCGGCGATCGTTCACGCTTTGAGGTCGAAGTCGACGAACTCGAGGCGCTGGCACGGGCCGCCGGCACGCAAGTCGTGAGCCGGATGCTGCAGCGCCGCTCGGCCGTTGACCCGTCTACATTAATAGGGACGGGCAAGGCCGAGGAGCTTGCGGCGGCCGTGCGCGAGCAACACGCCGAGGGCGTCATCGTCTTGAACAGCTTGCGGCCTCGTCAGCGCGCCGCGCTGGAGAAGGTCATGGGCGGCGATGTCTTCGTGATGGACAGATCGGTCGTCATCCTCGACATCTTCGCGCGGCACGCCCGGACCGGCGAAGGCAAACTGCAGGTCGAGCTCGCGCAGCTGCGCCACCGCGCCGCGAATCTGATCGGCAGCCAGGACGCCCTCTCTCGTTTGGGCGGCGGCATCGGCACGCGCGGCCCGGGCGAGACCAAACTCGAGGTCGATCGGCGGCGCATCCGTTTGCGCATCTCGCTGCTCGAGGGTCAGGTGTTAGACGTGCGCAAGAGGCGCCGCGAGCAACGACGGAGTCGCGAAGGAACGCCGGTGATCGCGCTGGTCGGTTACACCAACGCGGGCAAGTCTTCACTGCTGAACGCATTGACCGGGGCACGTGTTTTCGTCGCGGATCAACCCTTTGCCACGCTCGATCCGACGCTGCGTAAGATCCGGCTCGACGATGATGCGAGCGCCATCGTGGCGGACACGGTCGGCTTCGTCAGCGACCTGCCAAAAGAGCTGGTCGCCGCGTTTCGGGCGACGCTGGAAGAGGTGACGAGCGCAACGCTCTTGGTGCATGTGATCGATTCCAGCAATCCGCATTGGATGCGCCAGCGCGAAGCGGTCGAGACGGTGCTTCGCGAACTCGGTGCCGGAGAAAAGCCGACGATCGTGGCTTGGAACAAGAGCGACATCGCGACCGCCACGCCAAGCGGTGGCGGGGTACGAGTCTCCGCCAAGACCGGAGCGGGCCTCGACGAACTCAAACGCGCGGTGTCGAGCGCTCTGACGTGA